A DNA window from Natronosalvus rutilus contains the following coding sequences:
- a CDS encoding cupin domain-containing protein gives MVKDEVPKSELTPEELSRTHLPDQTMYKIGTEHSEDTDSEGVRSTPLVIRTNEFRLLYFEMEPPEKIDWHTHAPGLDEVNLCLDGRARYTLERGDGSHQTLEIGPMEFVYVPGGARHKIEAIGERCHESLSAAKFDTVARLEALEDDTDATDSDESEWQDALFVDRKRNEVVALDENYVSK, from the coding sequence ATGGTAAAGGACGAGGTTCCTAAATCAGAACTGACCCCCGAGGAACTTTCCCGAACTCACCTTCCCGACCAAACAATGTACAAGATCGGGACTGAGCACTCCGAGGATACGGATTCCGAAGGTGTTCGGAGTACTCCACTGGTTATCAGAACGAACGAGTTCAGATTACTCTACTTCGAGATGGAGCCCCCCGAAAAGATCGATTGGCATACACACGCCCCGGGTCTCGACGAGGTAAATCTGTGTCTCGACGGGCGAGCCAGATATACCCTCGAACGGGGAGATGGAAGCCATCAAACGCTCGAAATCGGGCCGATGGAGTTCGTCTACGTGCCGGGTGGAGCACGACACAAAATCGAGGCAATCGGCGAGCGGTGTCACGAATCGCTCTCTGCGGCCAAATTCGATACCGTCGCCCGACTCGAAGCTCTTGAAGACGATACGGATGCGACGGATTCCGACGAGAGTGAATGGCAGGATGCGCTCTTCGTCGATCGGAAACGGAACGAAGTCGTCGCTCTCGATGAGAACTACGTTTCAAAGTAA
- a CDS encoding CPBP family intramembrane glutamic endopeptidase, whose protein sequence is MIRALIWRHQLVMFVLVAFGWTWTWDAIYYLLGWWEILPVTFPRQWGLPIAAVIVLWAGDGSLQTWSERTLDWRVHPGLYLVALLVPFVITNVQQVVRALGGGTLAYAPPASLLAIALFLLANVVLFGGVEELGWRGFLQPRLQERTSVLTAGLGIGVLWWAWHFPLFFSGKAAYSLDLVSLLTYTTFIVGAATVLGAFVNVTGGRVLPVMLMHATVNVGALLEGDGGLLAGSQLVPLVVGSGLWWLTIAVLVLRYGRTMVPKSSVEPVS, encoded by the coding sequence ATGATAAGAGCGCTGATTTGGCGGCATCAACTGGTGATGTTCGTTCTTGTGGCGTTCGGATGGACGTGGACCTGGGACGCCATCTACTATCTTCTCGGTTGGTGGGAAATCCTTCCGGTCACCTTCCCTCGACAGTGGGGACTCCCGATAGCCGCCGTCATCGTTCTGTGGGCAGGTGACGGATCACTACAGACGTGGAGTGAGAGGACGCTTGATTGGCGGGTTCATCCTGGGTTGTATCTCGTCGCACTGCTCGTCCCGTTCGTGATCACGAACGTACAACAAGTCGTCCGGGCACTCGGTGGCGGAACGCTGGCCTACGCCCCTCCGGCGTCACTGCTCGCTATCGCACTATTCCTTCTCGCCAACGTCGTTCTGTTCGGAGGGGTGGAAGAACTCGGTTGGCGAGGCTTCCTCCAGCCACGGCTACAAGAGCGCACGTCAGTCTTGACCGCGGGGCTCGGAATTGGAGTCCTATGGTGGGCGTGGCACTTTCCGCTGTTCTTTAGTGGCAAAGCGGCCTACTCTCTTGATCTGGTATCGCTACTGACGTACACAACCTTCATCGTCGGAGCAGCGACTGTACTCGGCGCGTTCGTCAACGTCACCGGCGGCAGGGTACTTCCAGTGATGCTGATGCATGCGACGGTCAACGTAGGGGCGCTCTTGGAGGGCGATGGCGGTCTGCTGGCCGGTTCCCAATTGGTCCCCTTGGTTGTCGGCTCGGGATTATGGTGGTTGACTATCGCCGTGCTCGTACTCCGGTACGGACGGACGATGGTGCCGAAATCCTCAGTCGAACCAGTATCGTGA
- the ribH gene encoding 6,7-dimethyl-8-ribityllumazine synthase, which yields MTSLGLVITQFYEELAEEMEAVALEKLDSRTAELAETVYVRGVYDTPLAADRLARRENIDAVAVLGAVITGDTDHDQVVARTAASKLSDVSLNRDTPVTFGIIGPGMSSPEAYERIEYGAEAIPIALKLVSELP from the coding sequence ATGACATCGCTTGGATTAGTCATCACACAATTTTACGAGGAGTTGGCTGAAGAGATGGAAGCAGTGGCACTTGAAAAGCTCGATAGTCGGACGGCCGAACTCGCGGAAACAGTCTACGTTCGGGGAGTCTACGACACTCCGCTGGCAGCTGATCGGCTTGCACGCCGAGAGAATATCGACGCAGTCGCCGTGTTGGGTGCTGTAATCACGGGTGATACCGACCATGATCAGGTTGTCGCTCGTACGGCGGCTTCCAAACTAAGTGATGTGAGCCTCAACCGTGACACTCCTGTGACGTTCGGTATAATCGGTCCCGGAATGAGTTCCCCAGAAGCATACGAACGAATTGAATACGGTGCTGAAGCTATTCCAATTGCGCTCAAACTAGTCTCGGAACTTCCGTAG
- a CDS encoding PIN domain-containing protein, whose protein sequence is MKVLDASFLIDYLDGLEETRDFYESAGGADVRWVMPVPAYAEVLVGEGNLPNGDVDGARADLSWAEVYTVDERTATIAGEVADEIAPGGPYLDGPDALIAAVGRELDAPVVSGDGDLTHAETKKVIQVEEYKN, encoded by the coding sequence ATGAAGGTCCTTGATGCGTCGTTTCTGATCGACTATCTGGATGGTCTTGAGGAGACTCGCGACTTCTATGAATCCGCAGGCGGTGCTGATGTCCGCTGGGTGATGCCTGTCCCAGCGTACGCAGAGGTCCTTGTTGGTGAAGGGAATCTTCCGAACGGGGACGTCGATGGGGCTCGTGCAGACCTCTCCTGGGCCGAAGTCTACACTGTTGATGAGCGAACGGCAACAATTGCGGGCGAGGTCGCAGACGAAATCGCGCCTGGAGGTCCCTACCTCGATGGACCAGACGCGCTAATTGCAGCCGTAGGCCGCGAACTGGACGCGCCTGTCGTCTCTGGAGACGGAGATCTCACTCATGCAGAGACGAAAAAAGTCATCCAGGTCGAAGAGTACAAAAACTGA
- a CDS encoding ATP-binding protein, giving the protein MESEGARLPSIFNDLDVGIILYQPHTGKILDVNDYTERLFGYSAAQLRAIQVDEYTAPSTPFTQAEVVDFIQTAASGEHPYFEWQIERVNGEFRWTHVYLTETTIDGSQYVLGQINDITEYKSRENLLQLLTRIIRHNLRNDMSVLIGYAEQLQTAIEDDRLEEEVQTILDVATEVGNLSNSIKEIEQVTDPDVTKRYSRNLRRVARERVKTAQAAYPDCELTTDASADVWVTADEGLTYALDHAIRNAVEHNDCDTPKVTVTVDDDNVSGLGQIQIVDNGPPIPEMEIDAIDERIETSSTYHGSGVGLWVMKWCVDSLGGKLTFKERSPRGNIVCFSLPKTDQR; this is encoded by the coding sequence CCTCTATCAGCCACACACAGGGAAGATACTCGACGTAAATGACTACACAGAACGTCTATTTGGGTACTCCGCTGCCCAACTCCGGGCGATACAGGTCGACGAGTACACGGCACCGTCAACCCCGTTTACCCAGGCAGAGGTTGTCGACTTCATCCAGACAGCAGCCAGCGGCGAGCATCCGTACTTCGAGTGGCAAATCGAACGCGTTAACGGGGAATTCCGATGGACTCACGTCTATCTTACTGAGACGACGATCGATGGGTCGCAATATGTACTCGGACAAATCAACGACATTACTGAATATAAGTCTCGAGAAAACCTGTTACAGTTGCTCACGCGGATAATCCGGCACAACCTCCGGAACGATATGTCGGTACTGATCGGATATGCCGAACAACTGCAAACGGCAATTGAAGACGACCGCCTCGAAGAGGAGGTACAGACGATTCTGGATGTCGCAACCGAAGTCGGTAACCTGAGCAATTCTATCAAGGAAATCGAACAAGTCACCGACCCTGACGTGACCAAGCGCTATTCGAGAAATCTCCGACGCGTCGCTCGAGAGCGTGTCAAAACAGCCCAAGCTGCGTATCCTGACTGTGAGTTAACTACTGACGCCTCAGCGGACGTGTGGGTAACTGCTGACGAAGGACTGACCTATGCACTTGATCACGCAATCAGGAATGCTGTCGAACACAATGATTGTGATACGCCTAAGGTCACTGTAACTGTCGATGACGATAACGTCAGCGGATTAGGTCAGATTCAAATCGTCGATAATGGGCCACCGATTCCTGAGATGGAAATCGACGCAATCGATGAACGGATCGAGACATCCAGCACCTATCACGGTTCAGGGGTCGGTTTGTGGGTCATGAAGTGGTGTGTTGATTCGTTGGGTGGGAAACTCACCTTCAAAGAGCGCTCGCCTCGAGGAAACATTGTCTGTTTTTCACTTCCTAAAACGGATCAACGGTAG
- a CDS encoding type II toxin-antitoxin system HicB family antitoxin, giving the protein MGTRSRRESADETVMLTHKGEWYVATDETTGIASQGETKAAALENIAESLEFHGRPVPADAGNLESSSAP; this is encoded by the coding sequence ATGGGAACGCGATCACGGCGGGAGTCAGCCGACGAGACGGTCATGCTCACCCACAAGGGCGAGTGGTACGTCGCGACTGACGAGACGACCGGGATCGCCAGCCAGGGCGAGACGAAAGCCGCCGCCCTCGAAAATATCGCCGAGTCGCTTGAGTTTCACGGGCGTCCGGTGCCGGCAGACGCTGGTAACTTGGAGTCGTCCTCGGCACCGTGA
- a CDS encoding PadR family transcriptional regulator, producing the protein MDDLTGFQRDLLYVIAGADQPSGQDVKEEVEQYYSSDINHGRLYPNLDTIVNKELVEKGQLDRRTNYYVITDSGERAIEERREWESQYVD; encoded by the coding sequence ATGGACGACCTCACAGGGTTCCAACGAGACCTCCTATACGTCATCGCCGGTGCCGACCAGCCATCTGGCCAGGATGTCAAAGAAGAGGTGGAGCAGTACTACAGTAGCGACATCAATCATGGGCGGCTGTATCCGAATCTCGATACGATAGTCAACAAAGAGTTAGTCGAAAAGGGCCAGCTAGACCGGCGGACGAATTACTACGTGATCACGGACTCCGGAGAGCGAGCAATTGAGGAGCGACGGGAGTGGGAATCACAGTATGTCGATTAG
- a CDS encoding HalOD1 output domain-containing protein — protein MTQSLASKSHEIREQIVDGVAALEGTDPLELPPLYDVVEPDALESIFSPTISGTARVGRIEFPYAGHTITVEVEDEPVVRIE, from the coding sequence ATGACTCAGTCTCTTGCGAGCAAGAGCCATGAGATACGCGAACAGATCGTAGACGGAGTGGCCGCTCTTGAAGGCACGGACCCACTAGAGCTTCCACCACTCTATGACGTCGTCGAACCAGATGCACTGGAGTCAATCTTTTCTCCAACCATTAGTGGGACTGCCCGAGTTGGCCGGATAGAATTTCCATACGCAGGTCACACGATTACAGTGGAGGTTGAGGACGAGCCGGTTGTGAGGATTGAGTGA
- a CDS encoding antitoxin VapB family protein yields MGTADEQIRVSNTVKRELEKRKRKGESYNDVLERVLGENVMGDFYDGFGRWSDEESQSVREARQKAKEKRKKRMRRRADNSA; encoded by the coding sequence ATGGGAACGGCTGATGAGCAGATCCGTGTGAGTAACACAGTGAAACGCGAACTGGAGAAACGGAAGCGCAAAGGCGAGAGTTACAACGATGTCCTTGAGCGTGTGCTCGGCGAGAATGTCATGGGCGACTTCTACGACGGATTTGGCCGCTGGTCCGATGAGGAATCTCAGAGCGTCCGTGAGGCGCGCCAGAAAGCCAAAGAGAAGCGGAAAAAACGGATGCGACGACGGGCAGACAATAGCGCATGA